The Lycium barbarum isolate Lr01 chromosome 9, ASM1917538v2, whole genome shotgun sequence genome has a segment encoding these proteins:
- the LOC132611191 gene encoding protein SRC2 homolog — MEWRPFDITVLSANDVKNVNLYYPMDVYVEVSIFGYAKNKKKTYVDKKGGTSPRWNYPMKFTLDEPSLTKPDLSLFFRLRSNRFFGDKDIGIVTIPIQELFTDSGSNDDGSVERVVEYQVFTARTRKPKGTLKFAYKFGKKFAHSHQHINGYPTLPAGTTQHQHVTGYPSTHLPPVWCGTSSAGMTYHQYQYSPPGYGGYPAAMPPAGYPPAGYNDQYHQPPPGYGYNPQMQQQVQQQPNNNKGNKFGVMGVGLGLGAGLVGGALVGHAVSDAMD; from the coding sequence ATGGAATGGCGTCCATTTGATATCACTGTGCTCTCTGCAAACGACGTTAAAAATGTCAATCTTTATTACCCTATGGATGTCTATGTAGAAGTATCCATTTTTGGCTatgccaaaaacaaaaaaaagacatATGTGGACAAAAAAGGTGGCACTAGCCCCAGGTGGAATTACCCCATGAAATTTACCTTGGATGAGCCTTCACTTACTAAGCCCGATCTTTCCCTCTTTTTTCGCCTTAGATCAAATCGCTTCTTTGGCGATAAGGATATTGGCATTGTTACTATTCCAATCCAAGAACTCTTTACAGATTCCGGTTCTAACGACGATGGTAGTGTTGAGAGAGTTGTGGAGTATCAAGTCTTCACAGCTAGGACAAGGAAACCTAAAGGTACACTAAAGTTTGCCTACAAGTTTGGAAAGAAATTTGCTCATTCCCACCAACATATTAATGGGTATCCTACATTGCCAGCTGGCACGACTCAACACCAACATGTCACTGGCTATCCATCAACTCATTTGCCACCAGTTTGGTGTGGTACGTCATCTGCTGGGATGACGTACCACCAATATCAATATTCTCCTCCTGGATATGGTGGATACCCAGCCGCAATGCCACCAGCTGGGTATCCACCTGCTGGATATAATGATCAATATCATCAACCTCCACCAGGATATGGATATAATCCTCAAATGCAGCAACaagtacaacaacaaccaaataatAATAAGGGTAATAAGTTTGGAGTGATGGGAGTAGGATTGGGTTTGGGTGCAGGGCTAGTTGGTGGTGCATTGGTCGGACATGCGGTTTCAGATGCAATGGACTAA